GGGCAGGTTTCAGACTGCCGTAATCTGGCTGGGCGCGTGATCGAAGCAACCGACGACGGCTGCATGGCGCGCAACGCTGCTCCGGAAGGCGCGGCTTCGTAACCGCCAGGAAAACTCAAAAGGGAAGAGCAATAATGTTCTCATCCACGGATACGGTTATTGTCGGGGCCGGCCCCTATGGTCTGTCGGTTTCGGCCTATCTGAGCAAGGCCGGCGTGCCCAATCAGATTCTCGGGGAACCAATGCATGCCTGGAGAAATTTCATGCCGCCGGGGATGCTCTTGCGCTCGGAACCGTTTGCCTCGAATCTCTACGCGCCGTGGAAAGGCTATACGCTGGAAGAATATTGCCGTCGTAATCGCGTCGCGTACCGACAGGTCGGATTGCGCGTGCCGCTGGAACTCTTCGTGGACTATGGGCTGTGGTTTCAGTCGCGACTGGTCAGTCATGTGCGCCCGGTGGAAGTTGTCGACATGCACCGCAAGGAGGGGCTCTACCGGCTGCTTCTGAGCGATGGCAGCGCCATGGCGGCGCGGCGCGTGGTAGTCGCCCTGGGCCTGAAAGGATTCGCGCAGGTGCCCCCGGCACTGCAGGCCATGCCGAAGCCTTACGTGGTCCACTCCGGCGAGTTCGGAAGCCTGGCTTGGGCGAAAGGCAAGAGTATCGTTGTTGTCGGCGGGGGCCAGTCGGCAATCGGGCTGGCTGCGCTTTTTGGCGAACTCGGAGCTCGGGTTCGGCTGCTTGTGCGCGGCGAGATCAATTGGGGCAGGGAGCCGCGTGTCTCCGGCGGTGGTGTCACAAGGCTGCTCCGAGGGCGCGTCGGCCTGGGACGTGGTTGGGATTCCAATAGTCCAAGTGTGCTTTTGATGTCCTTCCTGTTGTCCGAGCACCCCGCCTTCTTCCACATGATGGATCTCCAGCGCCGCCAGAGGTTGCTCGACACGGGTTGGGCACCGTCTGGGGCGTGGTGGCTGCGCGATCGCGTGGAGGGCAAGGTTGATATCCGGACCCAGAGCGAAATCAGGGATGCCGAACTCAGGGACGGTCAGGTAGTCCTGCAGGTCTCGAGCGCGAATAATGTGTCCCGAATCAGTGCCGATCATGTTGTTCTGGCCACAGGGTTCAAGATTGATATGGCCAGGCATTCCTTCCTCTCCCAGGAGCTTCAGGATTCGCTCTCACTCGTTTGCGGCGCGCCAAGCCTGACGCGCAATTTCGAAACCAATCTACGCGACCTGTACGTGGTTGGACCCGCGGCTGCGCTGAGCTTCGGGCCCGCACTGCGTTTCGTCTATGGCGCGAAGTATGCGGCGCCACACCTGGCACGGCACATTCTCGGGCGCTTCAAGGAGGACGGGGATCATCGTGTCCAGCCATCGGCCCGAGAACCGGAACTGGACCAGGAACACAGTGGAAGCCGTTTGCATGGGCAAACCATGCTTCATGTCTCCGACAACAAGGCGAAATAGCGTCGGAATCCCTGGCTTTGTCCATCGGGCGCCGTACTGGATCTTCGACAGTGCGGCGAACAGTGTCGTGGCGTCATGACGGATGATGTC
This genomic window from Cupriavidus oxalaticus contains:
- a CDS encoding NAD(P)-binding domain-containing protein, encoding MFSSTDTVIVGAGPYGLSVSAYLSKAGVPNQILGEPMHAWRNFMPPGMLLRSEPFASNLYAPWKGYTLEEYCRRNRVAYRQVGLRVPLELFVDYGLWFQSRLVSHVRPVEVVDMHRKEGLYRLLLSDGSAMAARRVVVALGLKGFAQVPPALQAMPKPYVVHSGEFGSLAWAKGKSIVVVGGGQSAIGLAALFGELGARVRLLVRGEINWGREPRVSGGGVTRLLRGRVGLGRGWDSNSPSVLLMSFLLSEHPAFFHMMDLQRRQRLLDTGWAPSGAWWLRDRVEGKVDIRTQSEIRDAELRDGQVVLQVSSANNVSRISADHVVLATGFKIDMARHSFLSQELQDSLSLVCGAPSLTRNFETNLRDLYVVGPAAALSFGPALRFVYGAKYAAPHLARHILGRFKEDGDHRVQPSAREPELDQEHSGSRLHGQTMLHVSDNKAK